The following proteins are encoded in a genomic region of Desulfosporosinus youngiae DSM 17734:
- a CDS encoding penicillin-binding transpeptidase domain-containing protein, protein MSPYVVMRKRIAFLFLCVSAFLVVLIIRLGFVQLSQGADLRKKADDSHFRGVPVAPKRGNIEDREGNILAMSVSTETVYAIPAEVRQSGRAKEMAATLSSLLGKPAGEIEARITKRSALEYVQKRVSPEVAAQVRALALPGIGTTEDSQRYYPNGSLAAHIIGYSGIDNQGLEGIELTRESELKGIPGSILQEFGANGIPLPQAEHQYLAPKQGNTVRLTIDKNIQAFAERELQKLMTGQGVNMNGQVPKNASILVMDPNTGEMLALASAPTFDPNRYQEADPSTRRNIAIQNGYEPGSTFKIITLAAALEEKKIKLNEHFYDKGAYTVLGKNVRCWKAGGHGDQSFTEVAENSCNPGFIEMGQRLGMDTFYKYLYDFGFGQKTGIEMSGEAKGILANKKKATALDLATMSIGQTNNVTPIQLLTAVSAVANGGTLLKPQLVKEIIGPSGKVVTPFKKEEIRRIISEDTSKTEREALEAVVTNGTGRRAFLPGYRVAGKTGTAQKVQNGGYIQGEYIASFVAFAPADKPRLAILCVIDGVPFYGGVVGCPIVQTVMLDSLRYLGVKPDPKAPLTPSKPMQGLEFPPIKKAATVPSVLGLPLAEAQKILAEAGFKTMTEGKGGIVLDQIPHGDVQVEAESNVLLYLGADASTPTLGSWWEDGDEDIEAIRSLTGRVPISASPLGQ, encoded by the coding sequence GTGAGTCCTTATGTCGTCATGCGTAAACGAATCGCTTTTCTTTTTTTGTGTGTTAGTGCCTTCTTGGTCGTCTTAATTATCCGCTTAGGCTTCGTTCAACTTAGTCAAGGAGCGGATTTGCGAAAAAAGGCGGATGATTCACATTTTCGAGGGGTTCCTGTAGCGCCTAAACGCGGAAATATCGAAGATCGCGAAGGAAATATCTTAGCGATGAGTGTAAGTACTGAAACAGTGTATGCGATTCCGGCGGAGGTTCGGCAGTCCGGTCGGGCCAAAGAGATGGCGGCAACTCTTTCCTCGTTGCTTGGAAAACCTGCTGGTGAGATTGAAGCGCGTATTACGAAACGATCTGCTTTAGAATATGTCCAAAAGCGGGTTAGCCCGGAGGTAGCTGCTCAGGTACGGGCGTTAGCGCTGCCTGGAATAGGAACTACGGAGGATAGTCAGCGATATTATCCCAATGGCTCCCTGGCTGCCCATATTATCGGGTATTCAGGAATTGACAATCAAGGTCTTGAAGGAATAGAGTTGACCAGGGAATCTGAGCTAAAAGGGATTCCGGGAAGTATCCTTCAAGAATTCGGGGCCAATGGGATTCCTTTGCCTCAGGCAGAACATCAGTACTTAGCTCCTAAACAAGGAAACACAGTAAGATTAACCATCGATAAGAATATCCAGGCTTTTGCGGAACGGGAATTGCAAAAGCTGATGACCGGTCAAGGGGTTAATATGAACGGACAAGTGCCGAAGAACGCCTCGATTCTGGTGATGGATCCTAACACCGGAGAAATGCTGGCCTTGGCCTCAGCGCCGACCTTTGATCCTAATCGATATCAAGAAGCGGATCCCAGTACGAGGCGAAATATTGCTATTCAGAATGGATATGAACCGGGATCTACCTTTAAGATCATTACTTTAGCGGCAGCTTTAGAAGAAAAGAAAATTAAACTCAATGAGCATTTCTATGATAAAGGTGCTTATACGGTATTGGGAAAAAATGTACGCTGCTGGAAAGCAGGAGGGCATGGGGATCAAAGTTTTACTGAAGTGGCCGAAAACTCCTGTAATCCAGGTTTTATCGAGATGGGACAACGTCTCGGTATGGACACTTTTTATAAGTATCTGTATGATTTTGGATTTGGTCAGAAGACAGGAATTGAGATGTCCGGTGAGGCAAAAGGTATTTTGGCGAATAAGAAAAAGGCTACAGCCTTAGATTTGGCGACGATGTCTATCGGTCAAACCAATAACGTCACCCCTATTCAATTATTAACGGCGGTTTCTGCGGTGGCCAATGGCGGGACGTTATTGAAGCCACAACTGGTAAAGGAAATCATTGGACCTAGCGGTAAGGTAGTTACCCCCTTTAAAAAAGAAGAAATCAGGCGTATTATCAGTGAGGATACTTCAAAAACAGAACGTGAAGCTTTGGAAGCGGTTGTAACCAATGGCACGGGACGCCGGGCGTTCCTGCCAGGCTATCGTGTAGCAGGAAAAACAGGGACAGCGCAAAAGGTTCAAAATGGCGGGTATATTCAAGGGGAATATATTGCCTCCTTTGTGGCCTTTGCACCTGCTGACAAACCCCGTCTCGCCATATTGTGTGTAATCGATGGTGTTCCGTTTTATGGCGGGGTTGTGGGATGCCCGATTGTGCAGACCGTCATGCTCGATTCCTTGAGATACCTGGGTGTTAAGCCGGATCCCAAGGCACCCTTGACACCAAGTAAACCTATGCAGGGGCTGGAGTTTCCGCCGATTAAAAAGGCGGCTACCGTTCCTTCAGTGTTGGGTCTTCCTTTAGCCGAGGCCCAAAAGATTTTAGCTGAAGCTGGGTTTAAGACGATGACAGAAGGTAAGGGGGGAATCGTTTTGGATCAAATTCCGCATGGGGATGTGCAAGTAGAAGCCGAATCGAATGTTCTCCTCTATCTTGGCGCGGATGCCTCCACCCCGACCCTTGGTTCTTGGTGGGAAGATGGGGATGAAGATATTGAAGCCATTCGTAGTCTGACAGGGCGTGTACCGATTTCAGCCAGTCCATTAGGGCAATAA